Genomic window (Dyadobacter fanqingshengii):
TTGTGCTGCTGTGGCAATATGTAAAAGTCATTGACCCGCATCAGGTTCAGGCAGCCTTGATAAAAGTCGGAGCCGGTTTTGGGTGGGTGATCTTGAGTACAACTGTGGCTTACGGGCTTGGGACATTGGGATGGTGGTACTGCCTGGGCGATGCGAAAGCAGCCATTCCGAAAACCGATCTATTTATGATCCGGCATGTCTGTGAAACAGTCGGCTTGTTCAATCCGGCAAGTTTCGCGGGTGGCGATATGCTCAAAATTGTCTTGCTGAGGCCTTATTCGGTGAGCCAGCCAACGGTTTTAACCTCCGTAGTGATTTCAAGGCTGTTAATGATTTTAAGCCAGATTTTCCTGTTGATATTAACTGTCCTATGGTTTTCCCTTCACGACAAACTACAAATTGGGGCGTGGTTACCGTATAAAGCTATCTTGTCGTTTCTTGTCATCTGCCTGTTGCTTCTTTTAATAGTTTATAAAATCCCAGGTTTTGATTTTGGACAAAGCCAAAGGTTAGCGCGTGTGAAAGCCAGGCTCGCTGATATACGCTCCGAACTGGTTCATTTTTATCGTACATATCCCAAACAACTTGCATTTGCGTTTCTGCTTTTTACACTGCACTGGGTGGTTGGTTCCCTGGAATTTTATATTGTGTTAAAACTCTTTGGTTATGATGTGACCATTGTAGACGGCCTTTTGCTGGATATGGGTGTTATCGCTGTCAAAGCAGCGGGGGCTTTTGTACCTGGCCAGATTGGCGTGGAAGAGTTTGGGAATAAGATTATGTTATCACTCATAGGAATCAGCAGCATCCCGCTGT
Coding sequences:
- a CDS encoding lysylphosphatidylglycerol synthase transmembrane domain-containing protein, with amino-acid sequence MKLHPRFIKILKAALLLSMLVLLWQYVKVIDPHQVQAALIKVGAGFGWVILSTTVAYGLGTLGWWYCLGDAKAAIPKTDLFMIRHVCETVGLFNPASFAGGDMLKIVLLRPYSVSQPTVLTSVVISRLLMILSQIFLLILTVLWFSLHDKLQIGAWLPYKAILSFLVICLLLLLIVYKIPGFDFGQSQRLARVKARLADIRSELVHFYRTYPKQLAFAFLLFTLHWVVGSLEFYIVLKLFGYDVTIVDGLLLDMGVIAVKAAGAFVPGQIGVEEFGNKIMLSLIGISSIPLWLSVSALRRTRQLFWILVGAVFYSFFIYKKRLYS